Within the Maniola hyperantus chromosome 7, iAphHyp1.2, whole genome shotgun sequence genome, the region tttgaaaaaaactatttttttgtgattttatcgCCAAAGTACGAGCTGAATCGGGTAAAATTCGGCTGTACCAACTCGGTTCGGAATAATGCTGATCGCACATGAGGTACAAGAGTGATCAGCATTTCTTTAGGTAGTTTTTTTGGCCGGATGAACTGATGAAGCACACAGATTTGTAGAAGAAATGAAATAGTAATAATCACACCAAATAATAAGTATCAGCTGTGGGTATTGGGTATCTTGATTTATATAAAAGACAGTTTTGCATGTTTTTGAACGCACACTACTTTTGAACCAAAATGTCAGTTAATTTGTCATGTCAATGTCACTCATAGGTTGTATcacgtatttttgtttttgtcacTTGAATTTGATTTTGaggtaaaaagtactctgtgattttgAGTTTGAGGTTGAGGACTTTgaggttattttttattaacaacTTCGGAAAACTTTTCCTTTGGATAAAATCTAATAATGCCTACAGTAATAAAAGTCGCAAACGAGCAAGAAATCATTAAAAAGTTGTCATCTTACATTGAAAAAATTTCTAACGATGCTATTTTGAATCGCGGAAAGTTTTTCGTCGGTCTTTCCGGTAAACATTTATCTATTTCTTTGCATGTAAaaaaccaacaacaaataaaacgatttcgtttagttaataatataagaGAACTTAGAATTTGTTCAAGAAATTCTGAAATTAACAGTAACTTATGAGTAACTTCAAGCCATCATTTAATCTGAGACACCTTTAACCTTTAATAACCACTATCAGTACCTAGtttatctgcaatctgcattcAGCTTTTACCAGTGCCTGCTTATATATATCTCTCTCTCTTATGAGATTGTTATTGGTATATATCTCGGGTCACATGACTAAGTGCCTGGTCCAGTCCCAAATTTTTCATCAAATAAACTAAAATTCGTTTTAGGAGGTTCAGTAGTAAAGTACTTATGTGAGGGACTACCACTTGTGGACACAGAGTGGGGCAAATGGGTGATAGCCTTCTGTGACGAGAGGGTGGTACCAGAGGACAGCGAGGACTCTACGTTTGGAACATACGAGAAACAGTTGATACCAAAAACCAGCCTGGATCGAAAACAGTTTGTTGTGATAAAGCAGGGGGTTTCGGgtaactaataaattaatacttCTAATACTATCTTTATGTACTACTAGTGAATACCCCGCGTGTGAAACTTTCGCTAAAGAAAGAATGTGCTTAATACATTGTGTTAGTGGtgtaaaaccatcttcgcattattgcctttctaatgaaatcaGTTTGGGGTACATCGGTTACGACGGTTTTAAAGTCTGACTAGATTGGTCATTCTGAGATTCTTATTGTTAGTGATTACTTTTCCTACAActagaataaaaaattaaatgagttctcttaattgttttttattaattcagatttcagatacaagttagcccttgactgcaatctcacctggtggtaagtgatgtgcagtctaagatagagcgggctaacctggaaggggtatggcagtttttattaaaaccacgtatggccctttggtttctatatggCTTCTCAGTTCAGTCTATCACTGGCCAGTGTAgcagactgtggcctaaacccttctaattctgagaggagacccatgcccAACAGTGGGCCTGcaatgcgttgatcatgatgaagaccagtaatattttatttcagctgaagAAGCAGCCAAAGACTATACAGAACAGTTAGCAAAAGCATTCCAAAGTGAAGACTTCAAATTCGACCTGCTCCTACTGGGGATGGGACCCGACGGCCACACCTGCTCTCTCTTTCCTAACCACCCTCTCCTAGAAGAGACTGCATTGAAAGTGGCACCTATTACCGACTCACCTAAGCCTCCTCCAGAAAGAATAACGCTCACTTACCCTGTTATCAATAATGCAAGGAATTGTATTTTCGCAATAAGTGGAGCTGGCAAAGCTGATATGGTTAAAGTGAGTTTTAAGCTAATATTTGCCTACATTAGgctactatagtcgacgcattttaaactgagtcgtcgagttatctgtctgtttcgctcgcattTACAGGTTGTagataagtgcgagcgaaacagacacaTAACTCGACgacagtttaaaatgcgtcgactataggaaCCAATCTAGTGGAAAGTGCGGAATTCCATTGCAATGTACTGGAGTATGGATGCACTACACTATTATCTTCGCAGAATGAAATTGCAGCAGAAATTCTGCATGCAGTTTCATGCTATATGTTCCTGTGTATTGGTGGTCATTATTCCTCCTAGAAAtcataaataaactagcttatgctcgcgacttcgtccgcgtggattacacaaatttcaaacgcctatttcacccccttaggggttgaattttcaaaattcctgtctgagcggatgcctgcgtcataaaagctatctgcatgccaaatttcagcctgatccgtccagtagtttgagctgtgctgatagatcagtcagtcagtcagctttttttttatatatgtacatttatttgtataatacaattcactttataatttttatttctcaaaaaaaggattttccaGAGGATTAAAAGTTGtcatcaaaaaataatttgcagtcaaagaaatgtttttataataaaacactTGTTTCCAGCGCATTCTAAAAGACAAAGAAGACCTTCCTGCAGGCAGAGTGAAGCCAGAAGCAGGCTCCGTTTACTGGATTGTAGACGATGCAGCCGCAGCACATTTGTAAACACCTAAAAAAAGTGCTTTTTTAACAACGTTCTCTTATTAAGCAGCGCAGCTTATAAAGTATGCACAATGTTTAAGTACCTAAGGATATTTTTGATACGATGTGAAGAATTTCACATAATTTTTGTGATAGTAGTGTTAAAATAAGCATTTGGTGCCTTTTAATTAAATGTTAAATACATTcctattgtaataaatatttaagtctTGTAATGGTTGGTTTTGTATAATAGTTATAAGTGTAATAACTGGGTTACATTCGGTTTCCTAATCTAGAGGTCTGAAGTTCGGACCCCATGGCGTAAGCGCGttctaacaataaaatatcacttgttaaAAATGCTgaaggaaaacctgcatgcctctcagttctccacaatgttctcagtGGTGGACTCGGTAGTAATAGGCTGGCTATGAGTCGAGATACGATTATACGAGCAAATAAAACGTCAGTTCATGTTCCAATATGTGTATTTCCTCGTCTCTCAAATGCCCGCGAGATCATCTCAGCATTCTTTCACGATAAAAAAGACCtcgattatttatttactaatacGTTGTTACATACAGTCGACGAACTATGACGtccattttaattataataatatgtaattacaaAAA harbors:
- the Pgls gene encoding 6-phosphogluconolactonase, producing the protein MPTVIKVANEQEIIKKLSSYIEKISNDAILNRGKFFVGLSGGSVVKYLCEGLPLVDTEWGKWVIAFCDERVVPEDSEDSTFGTYEKQLIPKTSLDRKQFVVIKQGVSAEEAAKDYTEQLAKAFQSEDFKFDLLLLGMGPDGHTCSLFPNHPLLEETALKVAPITDSPKPPPERITLTYPVINNARNCIFAISGAGKADMVKRILKDKEDLPAGRVKPEAGSVYWIVDDAAAAHL